The window tccttatagctttttatttgtttaaattaataaaaagctatgggaaaagtaTTAGCTacggaaaggatgttgcctgcgtattaatttctttggctaaattaatattttatgaattaacatGTAAACAACATCCTGTCCATAGACATTTTTCCAATaggtttttacataaataaaaaactatggaaaaaataactaaGGAAGGGTGTTGCCacatattgatttataaagaattaattgagccaaagaaattaacaggtaagcctcatcctttccttagacatttgtcaatagtttttaatatattcaaatttcttGACATTACTTGACAAAAAGTCTGAAGTTATGAAGATTATTACTATTGGCGTTATAATAGTATATTTTGAGCCTCTAACGGTGTGACAATAGTTGTGTTTGCATAAGTATGAAACTCCGCGGTATATCGGTATTATACCGAGGTTTGACGAGTATGATCGCGGTATACAAACCCAACACTGTCTATGGGCCCAGTGTTGGGTTTGTATAATACCGCGGTATCATACCGGTCGTAAACCTCGGTATAATACCGGTATTATACCGCGGAGgtttcatactttcatactttcataccACGTTAGTAACGCCATCTGTAGGAATTTTCGTATATTACGTCACACACCATTTTTAATTgctcataatttaaatttaagaatatCATTCCTTTAATTATagcataatagtaataatcttCATCCTTTTCTCAGACATTTGTCagtagtaataaatttattgaatatattaaaagctATTGACAAATGTCTAAGGAGGATGTatttacctgttaatttcttttgccactatttctttataaatcaACATGTGGCAACACCTTCCTTAGTATTTTTccatagtttttatttatttatttatggttAAAAACCTATTGGAAAAATGTCTATGAACATGAATATTTGTTCACatgttaattcataaaatattaatttagccaAAGAAGCATTAAACTAACAAATCCTTTCATAACTCATCACTTACataacttttattaatttgaataaataaaaagctatagggaaaatagtagctaaggaaaggaagttgtcacatgttaatttatacgaaattaattttgccaaagaaatgaacatgcaggcaacatccgttccttagctaatatttttcccatagctttttattaatttaaataaataaaaagctataggaaaaatggtagctaaggaaagaaagttgtcacatgttaatttctctggcaaaattaatttcgtataaattaacatgtgacaactttctttccttagctaccatttttcctatgaccatttatttatttaaataaataaaaagctatgggaaaaatattagctaaggaaaagatgttgcctgcatgtttatttctttggcaaaattaatttcgtatgaattaacatgtgacaacttcttttccttagctaccaattttcctatgaccatttatttatttaaattaataaaaagctatgggaaaaatggtagctaaggaaaggatgttaaTTACTTTGGctgaattaattctttagaAATTAACAGGGAAGCTATACATCCGTTTCTTAGCCATCTGTCAATAGCTTATTATctgttcaaataaattgaaatacattactgttgttgtttttataatcaaatattgttcatattatttgtttattctgTAATAcatctattaatatatcaacaaaaaatttgacattcgAGAGTTTTATGCTGGTATGGTAGACAATTTTGATGCCATAGGGGGCGTTCCTGAGTTTCATACTTTTATACTTTCATACCGGTATTATACCGGtttaatactttcataccggtatgaaagtattaaacccaaaaatcgaccatttacccaaCACTCTCTATGGCACTCTGCTTATACGCACTTTACTGGCCGCCAGGCCTCAGCGCTCCTAGCAAACAACAGAAAAACATCTATCTCTCTATGTCTCTCCAAatatccctggtagaaatatttctccaactttttctaACTTTCTCCGCCTTTGTTCCAGctttctccacctttttacgaaaatgacccatggttggagaaaagttggaaagaagttgaaaaaaagttggagtaaatttttggttgaagaaagattggaaaaaagttggagtacatttcaggttggagaaatggcagAGAAAAGTGAGAGAAGTCGGAAAAAAGGAGTAAATTTTGGACAaaatggcggacaaatttctccaaccatgggtcattttcgtaaagaggtggagaaatggcggagaaaagttggagaaatatttctaccagggatatCTTCCTTCTcctttttctatataatatattaaaatattattatcatgattattacGTAAGATTTTTCTAGAACAATAAAGACAACTTTTAACTACTCCGAAATATTAATTgtgttgtatattattaatcgtattaatttaattaataaaatataataaataaaattgagtgcttacaaatttatgtaataaattCATACGCATGTCAAGTGTGGGTAATCACAATTAATTACTCCACAACCATATGCGAATGCGCACCCTCTCGGGCCCAAACTTTGTTCGAGGATGGGATTTACTGTCAACCTTAACTATAATGATGGACGAAAAACTGGCCTTTACTGATTTATTGTTGTCTGGGTACGGCCCTTATTCGGCTTTATAGTATTACGCTGGTGTGGAACCTTACCCTCCCAAACATCATACAACTCTGGCTGTGGCAACACTGGATTTGCTGAACGAATACATCTAGTCATTTTGATGCagaatattcataataatttattgccaAAGactctaaaaatttataaattatatttttgtggcCTCATATAAGGTATAACAagtatttataactttttaaaatatgattcattttaataattcttagtaatttttaatttatgattcagATGATTGTTGAACGGTTTGAATAGCTCACGAGAAATTGAGTAGCCAATATGATTTGTTCTTCAAATGGAAAGCCATGAATAAATGAcattcaatgataatttaaagacgtatttgtaaatataacaCTTGATGCTCAATAACTCgtagtttatttaaacatcCATAGAGTCAGCTTCAGGTTCAGATGATCGTAACGTTAAATTTCGTTTGGCAATCTCAGTTGTGATAATCTCTTGGTAATATTCACTAAATACACTTCGATTATGAgcaacaagaataaaaaatcttgCAGCAATTGCTGCAAGTTCTTCTTGAAGTGACGATAGACCTGGAGGCACTTGTGTATGAACAGTATTTTTggatagaataattttttgaagaaattgTCTTATTCGTAGATCTAGAAAACAAAATATGTCGTCacatacgaaaaaaattaattataaacaaaatttcatgaaatttagATTTCAATAacgagtttaaaaatattctttaaaaGTTTACTTACTAACAAGATGTCGAATTTTATGATCTTCATTAACAAGATCCATAATTTGTCCTTTAAGAATAGCTTCAACACTTTGTGTAAGTTCTGGAGCaccaattttattcaatgtcATTTTAATATCTTGGTTAATCTGAATGACAATATTTGGCATGACTTCTCTAAGCATTCtataatgaaagaaaaaaaaattatgttcaatgaaaattaatcaaatttatttcagtaATATAAAAACCAGACAAGCTCACTTATTTGAATGGATAGAATCCAAGAGAACATCCAAATGttctttaatgttttttttaaaatcagcaAGACCTTGAACAGCAGCTCCAATGGTATTACCACAAAGTAACAGGACTGATCCGACAATCGTAAGCCGATTAACCTTATCACGAAGCTCCAAAAGTCTACCTTGGTCAAGCATGAGTGTCTCTGCTTCCGGACTTGAATCCCAATTCAGAAGATCCAAGTATGCCTCACCAAGCAAAAAATGTGTAATATGATTAATACCATTCGTATCCCCAGCGgctgcttttattttttcatcagtcaAATGTTTCAATAGCCATCTTCTGGTATATGCTAAACCATCAGCTTGAACTTTAAGGAACTCCgcaaatttagttttttcatattcaataCTTGATGCAACGATATTCGGTCTCATCATTGAAATAGTAAAATTAGCAAGATCTAATCTCATTAATTGAATTGTTTCCATAATTCCTTTGAATGTTTTGACGACATCCGTACACTGTGTTAAATCATGAATTCTGTCATCACGTACTGGCGCGCAAACTTTAGCcattattgataaaacataGTGTGAATAATGCTGGAAGTCTAGAATACCATTTTCAGcttgttgtttaattaaattaatatcaagtaCTTCACGTAAATTTTCACGTATTTTAGTATGATGAGGAAGCACCAGATCCTCAAGGGACTCACATATTTCATGGAGAAGAACCAGTGCATGTGTATAGTTTGGTGGATCTTCCATTAATTGTTCAGCCAAAACATTCCAAAATGCTCTGTGCATTATttctttgacttttttttgtatactgtCGTCTCCAGGTTCCAATTTTTGTAGTTGAAAGTTATTGTCAACAGCAATTTCGTGAGCGAGTGCcatatttttcattccatTCGCTGCTTGCATTATTTCCTCAAGAGATACAAATTTCGGTGGCGATGCTGATGTCGAAAAATTCGATGCCCATTGTCTAAAGTTTTTGgcagtaataaaaatttaaaggtGTGCGGAGAGATTATTAGCGTTATTTGGCTTTTTCTTACTTTCCTGAATCTGAAGAAACCCCAGGGATACTTTGGGAAGATGTCTCCGTGTTTTTTGATGGATCAGAATCTTCAAACAACTTACTATCATCTTCATTAACCATTTTGGAATTGCtggaacaaataaaaaattgattcaattttttttttttttttaatgaatattcaCCTAACAACTCgcaagaatttttattttaattattttttaatgagtcAGACggcattttaattatttacctattatagccaacaaaaaaaactgataaaaatagCAATTTCAGATATTATTATCAGGAAAACAATCTGGCATAAGCTACACCGGGCGATGTCCAGAAACAAACTGACCAGGTTGCATATCACATTAGAGTGTTTGGGTCAGGATTAAAAGAGGTCAGGCATTGTCTAAAAAAAGAACACTTCCTTCAATGAATGACAAATTGGAAAACGTGAATGATCAAGAACAAAGTCAATGTACTATCTTGGCATTGTGGAAATTTCCTGATTTTAAATCCATAAGATTGTCCTCGAAGTTTCCttattgaaattttgaaaCTCACTTTATCTCTAACATATTTGGGTTGTCGAGGACAACATCAATtttaagtaataaataaactgaTTCTAattcttgaataaaattgatacaacAAAGAAGTTGTTGAGATAAATCCTTCGAAGCTGTCAAAAAACTTGTTGATTGTGTTCAATAAATACTGAAATAATTTGGAGTCAGaaaacaatttgataattgaaaGTGAAACCTACCTTcggaatatttatcaattttaaacgAAAACTTATAGTCAGatcaaaaatttgataatatttattgacaaataaacTAAACTCATAAATTTAATGCGACGTAAAAGTCTGGATTTattgtttacaattattattattattggtgcgttccgtggctaCCATATATGTAATACTCCTACAGTCCTACGTATGTACTAATGTACAATACATTGCTCCTACGTATGTATATTGCTAGCAAGGCTCGATTTTTTCTCCAGAGGCAACGGTGCATATTCTATCGTCTTCCTTGTCGTGTATTAACCGAGAAGAAATGatgagaaataaatttcataaatggTGTATGACAACAGCTGGTGAAAAAGGTACTAGATATTTCATCAAATACTACAGGCCAAGTCCTAAACCCTGGTTCAAGGATTTTAACCTAAATCGTAGGCAGACTGTTATGATAAACAGAATCAGAAGTGGacatcatatatttaatactactaaATTGCGCATCGCCTATGCTTTCCCATAAGTGGGCATGGGAGCGTTCGATAGCTGGCCGAGGGCCTCGGCCTGGGCCAACAGAAAGACAACTTGATAAATCGAAAATTCACCACGAGGAAATCCCATTTAAATATTCGAAATTATAATGTAGCAGTGCTGACACTACAAACATATGAAATAAACCATAATGAGAAATTGGCCGAATTTTTGGCCTCGGCCAGCTATCGAACGCTCCCCTGTTCGGATTCATTACGGTGCAGACAATCTCTCTATCGCAGTCATACTGCTCGACAAAAATCTTTTGCGCATGTCCGAATTATTATTCGAGTAGGAGCTCGGAAACATTCGGCAACGCACACAAATTCATTGTGTATATAGACGGTAAGGCAGAGGCAAAAACAGCTAGTGTGTGACACTGAATTGAACGAAATATCTGTTAAATGGTAGTCTTTAAGACCCAGAACACGTTGCACCTATttccaatcatttttattgtctgCCGTCCACAGGTAAGCCAGGTAAAAAATCGATAGATTATATGACTCTGAATTGATTGGAAtttgtttaatacttttaattttattatattaagttaattttaaaattccaatCAAATAAGTTATCATCCGgccgagatattaatttttgaaaattaaaagaaaacatGAATTATAGCGTAAGTCTAAACTGATTGGCGAGCTAggttaattttctttaatgtattttaaatataaaaaaaaaaattccaataaaaaaaaaaatcatctttttCCTATTTATTTTCGCGCACGCGCagttgaatgcgcagtcaACAAAAAGTCAGTATGCAACAGCGTACGACATAaggggctggatcagccatgtttcaatttttattttttaaaaattatttgttcgacgccactgttctcttCTTATGTTTGCATAATatgcgcatgtgcatgatcatgcgcattaaagtgaaaaaaaataaatacacaaaagaaagcacctaataCTGCTATATTGCGCATAGGGCATGATTTTGTTCGGATTCATTACGGTGCAGACAATCTCTCTGTCGCAGTCATACTGCTGGACAAAAATCTTTTGCGCATGTCCGAATTATTATTCGAGTGGGAGCTCGGAAACATTCGGCAACGCACACAAATTCATTGTGTATACGTGTGAACCGAACGGATTATTTGGACATgcgcaaaaaatttttgtcgagGAGTATGACTGCGACAGAGAGATTGTCGGCACCgtaataggtgctttcttttgggtgtttattttttttcctgtttattttcacgCATGCGCATTCAAATGCGCAGTCGACAAAAAGTCagattgcaacagcgtaggacatgaggagctggatcagccatgttttaattcttattttttaagaattatttgtttcgacGCCACTGCTCTCTCCTCAATTTTGCATGACAtaaggtgctttcttttgtgtatttattttttttcactttaatgcgcatgatcatgcacatgcacctgtcatgcaaacttgataaaagaacagtggcgtcaaacaaataattcttaaaaaataagaattaaaacatggctgattcagcccctcatgtcctacgctgttgcaaactgactttttgctgactgcgcattcgattgcgcatgcgtgaaaataaacaggaaaaaaaataaatagacaaaagaaagcacctatacgcatgtgcatgatcatgcgcattaaagtgaaaaaaaataaatacacaaaagaaagcacctagtAAATCCGAACAGCCCACTTATGGGAAAGCATAGGCGATGCGCAATAtagttgtatttaaatatatgactCACACTATTTACAGCTGTTTATTAgccagttatttatttttttgacggtTAATAACTGTTATTAACGATTAGTAACTGGTTTAAAACCAAACGGGGGCGCGGGGCATCAACGCGCATGCGCAACATGTAAAGCTTTATGATAGGTCCAAAATCAGAGACTTATTTAAAcgtttaatataattaattattaataataaaaacccaCATAAAACTCgagttgaaacaaaaaattttaatgatacatattgaaaataataataaatatgaaaaataatgattaagaataataatattaacaagacCTGTAGATtccatatattatatttattagaaacaatgaatggaagaaaaataataatattaggactaataatattttcaatattttacaataatattgtaacaagtagaataatataaattttgaaatataccatattttaacgttttttatatttttttataccatgAACTTGTTGAAAACTAATAAATCATTCTACCAGCAtttgaaacatatttttttccataatattTACAACTTTCTGTCTCGTATTTGCATTCGGGATTTGcaacaacattaaaatatttctgaaCTTCAGATTCAGGACGACCCGTTAGTAAAAttggtatttataaaatatatggacTGTTATATAATCTCTTTGAACTAATTTTAATcgttatataattatttaaaacgaGTCGGCCGTGTTCGGCTTCGCCGAACTTGGTTGTATATCTATTTTTGattcttcaaaaaattaaaaacaaaagaaataggtatgtagaaaaaattcaatttctaCATTCTGATAAACCGGACAACATTAGGAAccaatgcatttttttatttcttttctctcgataaaatatattgtttgatcaaaaaaaacccaggagatgatgaaaaaattcaatatctaCATCCTGGTGAACCGAAAACCAACATTACAAActaaagcaatatttttaatctcttctttttgaaaaaatatatttaataataagaaaaacccTGAAGATAATtggaaaaatcattttgaccTCCTGGTGATCGTAAAAGGTAACCTGGGTGATTTTTTTGTGGACTTAAACCCTCTTGAGCTCAAACTgaatatttatgttaaatttcaTGTGAATCAGACCAATAGTGTGCGTAAAACTGCGTTTCCAAGGATCCGGCCATGTCTTTTTATTGTATAGATTATCActgatagtttttatttttttaggaaaatgttcaaaaaaatattaataacaataataatagaaattgtTATGATGCTTACTTTTTTCactgtctttttttattcatgaatttttcaGTTGACACAACGATTGAATTTTTGTTAACATAATTGACAGTGCCGTAACAACGAATTTTTGCGCCGtgggcaaaattatattttgcgccctatttttattgatataatatataaaaaagacatcatttgttaggtgtatttaacaataataaatataacaagcaaaaccgccagaatatattaaaattatttttttttttttacataaaaattgttgtgaataataatattaaagacaaaatattttaaaagtgatatAGATGAAGAATGAATCATTACAAAACCAAAACGGTTTTTGTCTTCTGGCGTTGTCGCTGAAAAATTCATCTATGATATTATCGAAGTCTATTGAAGATACAATCAATTTGgctcaatgattttattctattataaaaaatattgcagagAAATTAATCTAATCTTAAgccaatagctttttgattaattaattatggcaaaggtttctaaggaaaggatgtaaccaaataaattaatttataatctagaTTATTTCCCcagcattattttatatatcaaatcaaaattattgtgtcaaatggctgtggaattaatctagattataaatcattttatttggttacattctttccttagcaacatttgccaacaGCTTTTTCAGTAATTAATTGTGGGAAATGCGATAAAAGAATgtgaccaaataaataaattcgtaatctgaattaatttatcagccatttgccataatcatcttaatttatgtcaataaaaaaatgataggcAAACCTTTAGCATATAGTCAATACAAGTAGAATAAAAATCGGTCCATTATTTTAACTTGCGTTCGTGATTAAGTCGGTTAAAATACGATGTTAGTAATAGGTAAAATTAGGTAGAATTTTAGAGTATAGAGGATCGTGTCTTGGCCGTTGTcagatgaaacaaaaaaaaaatttcaatcgaaattattaagtattttttattttacgttttattttgcattttgaATATTGTTGTAAGACGAGTGtcgaa is drawn from Aphidius gifuensis isolate YNYX2018 linkage group LG3, ASM1490517v1, whole genome shotgun sequence and contains these coding sequences:
- the LOC122851905 gene encoding T-complex protein 11-like protein 1 isoform X2, which encodes MVNEDDSKLFEDSDPSKNTETSSQSIPGVSSDSGKQWASNFSTSASPPKFVSLEEIMQAANGMKNMALAHEIAVDNNFQLQKLEPGDDSIQKKVKEIMHRAFWNVLAEQLMEDPPNYTHALVLLHEIYFQHYSHYVLSIMAKVCAPVRDDRIHDLTQCTDVVKTFKGIMETIQLMRLDLANFTISMMRPNIVASSIEYEKTKFAEFLKVQADGLAYTRRWLLKHLTDEKIKAAAGDTNGINHITHFLLGEAYLDLLNWDSSPEAETLMLDQGRLLELRDKVNRLTIVGSVLLLCGNTIGAAVQGLADFKKNIKEHLDVLLDSIHSNKMLREVMPNIVIQINQDIKMTLNKIGAPELTQSVEAILKGQIMDLVNEDHKIRHLVNLRIRQFLQKIILSKNTVHTQVPPGLSSLQEELAAIAARFFILVAHNRSVFSEYYQEIITTEIAKRNLTLRSSEPEADSMDV
- the LOC122851905 gene encoding T-complex protein 11-like protein 1 isoform X1 codes for the protein MVNEDDSKLFEDSDPSKNTETSSQSIPGVSSDSGKQWASNFSTSASPPKFVSLEEIMQAANGMKNMALAHEIAVDNNFQLQKLEPGDDSIQKKVKEIMHRAFWNVLAEQLMEDPPNYTHALVLLHEICESLEDLVLPHHTKIRENLREVLDINLIKQQAENGILDFQHYSHYVLSIMAKVCAPVRDDRIHDLTQCTDVVKTFKGIMETIQLMRLDLANFTISMMRPNIVASSIEYEKTKFAEFLKVQADGLAYTRRWLLKHLTDEKIKAAAGDTNGINHITHFLLGEAYLDLLNWDSSPEAETLMLDQGRLLELRDKVNRLTIVGSVLLLCGNTIGAAVQGLADFKKNIKEHLDVLLDSIHSNKMLREVMPNIVIQINQDIKMTLNKIGAPELTQSVEAILKGQIMDLVNEDHKIRHLVNLRIRQFLQKIILSKNTVHTQVPPGLSSLQEELAAIAARFFILVAHNRSVFSEYYQEIITTEIAKRNLTLRSSEPEADSMDV